A DNA window from Tenuifilaceae bacterium CYCD contains the following coding sequences:
- the argD gene encoding aspartate aminotransferase family protein: MISNRQLFLNYVAQTSDSPLMLEVEKAEGVYLLGPNGEKHFDLISGVSVCNVGHSHPKVVNAVKQQVDKYMHLMVYGEFIENPQVQFAAKLVSIMPETLNSIYFLNSGSEAIEGAMKLAKRYTGRTEIISFKNAYHGSTQGSLSIMGSETFKRAFRPLLPDIQHLEFNSTTELEKITSKTACVIAEPIQGEAGIIPANKEFLSKLREQCTKVGALLVFDEIQTGLGRTGKMFAFEHYYITPDILVLAKALGGGMPLGAFISSREIMWSLTNNPVLGHITTFGGHPVSCAAGLAAVNVIIEEKLIDTVSKKEQIFRSIIGKHPLVKEIRSYGLIMAVELNSFDKMIKLINFGVKNGFISDWFLFCDTAFRISPPLTITDEECRLAAELIVKGLDEINE, encoded by the coding sequence ATGATAAGTAACCGGCAACTATTCTTGAACTATGTTGCCCAAACTTCCGATTCCCCCCTTATGCTTGAAGTGGAAAAAGCCGAGGGGGTTTATCTTTTGGGCCCCAATGGAGAAAAACACTTCGATTTAATTTCTGGCGTTTCAGTTTGTAATGTGGGACACAGCCATCCCAAAGTGGTTAATGCGGTTAAGCAGCAGGTTGATAAGTATATGCACCTCATGGTTTACGGCGAGTTTATAGAAAACCCACAGGTACAGTTTGCCGCAAAACTTGTTAGTATTATGCCGGAAACACTAAACTCGATTTACTTTCTGAATTCGGGTAGCGAAGCCATTGAAGGCGCTATGAAACTTGCCAAACGATATACTGGAAGAACCGAAATTATATCCTTTAAAAATGCATACCACGGAAGTACCCAAGGATCGTTAAGTATTATGGGGAGCGAAACTTTCAAGCGTGCTTTCAGACCATTACTCCCCGATATCCAACACCTTGAATTTAATAGCACTACCGAGTTAGAGAAAATAACCAGCAAAACCGCCTGCGTAATTGCAGAACCAATTCAGGGTGAAGCAGGAATTATTCCTGCAAATAAAGAATTCCTATCTAAACTGAGGGAGCAGTGCACTAAAGTTGGTGCCTTACTTGTTTTTGACGAAATACAGACCGGTCTTGGCAGGACAGGAAAAATGTTTGCGTTTGAACATTACTATATAACTCCCGATATATTAGTGCTTGCAAAAGCATTAGGAGGCGGAATGCCATTAGGGGCATTCATTTCGTCCCGTGAAATAATGTGGAGTCTTACAAACAATCCAGTGTTAGGGCATATAACTACTTTTGGAGGACATCCAGTTTCATGCGCAGCCGGGCTTGCTGCAGTTAATGTGATCATTGAAGAAAAATTAATTGATACTGTTAGTAAAAAGGAACAAATATTCAGGTCAATTATTGGGAAGCATCCGTTAGTTAAGGAAATCCGTTCCTACGGATTGATTATGGCCGTGGAATTAAACTCATTCGATAAGATGATAAAACTCATAAATTTTGGAGTTAAAAATGGATTTATTTCGGACTGGTTTTTGTTCTGCGATACTGCATTCAGGATATCGCCACCATTAACCATAACCGATGAGGAGTGCCGATTGGCTGCAGAGCTAATAGTTAAGGGGCTGGATGAGATTAATGAGTAA
- a CDS encoding DNA-binding response regulator — translation MNCILIDDDEMSRRVVEEYTSKVDFLHLNHSFSNAVEALNFLKNTPDSVQLIFLDIEMPEMSGMDFLEVSTSHPQVIIISSKEKYALKAFEHSVTDYLLKPITFPRFFKAVSKVYERYNQQRSPMDEDKEIFIKKNNSLIRVKFNDILWIEALENYIVINTVSDRFTIHLTMKSIENQLPSIRFKRVHRSFIVNLNRIDSIEDNAITIRASDGKKVIPIGKSYRDKLLSEINLINK, via the coding sequence ATGAATTGCATACTGATTGATGATGATGAAATGTCAAGAAGGGTGGTTGAGGAATACACCAGCAAAGTAGATTTTCTGCATTTAAACCATTCTTTCTCCAATGCCGTGGAAGCATTAAATTTTCTAAAAAACACGCCTGATAGCGTACAACTTATCTTTTTAGATATAGAGATGCCCGAAATGAGCGGGATGGATTTTCTTGAAGTAAGTACTAGCCATCCTCAGGTTATCATTATTTCATCAAAGGAAAAATATGCCCTTAAAGCTTTTGAACACAGTGTTACCGATTACCTGTTAAAACCAATTACTTTCCCAAGATTTTTTAAGGCTGTAAGCAAAGTATATGAGCGGTACAACCAGCAGCGCTCACCCATGGATGAAGACAAGGAGATCTTCATCAAGAAAAACAACTCATTGATTAGAGTAAAGTTCAATGATATTCTTTGGATTGAAGCGTTAGAAAATTATATTGTTATCAATACGGTTAGCGATAGATTTACAATTCATCTAACCATGAAATCAATAGAGAATCAACTCCCCTCTATTCGATTTAAACGAGTACACCGCTCCTTTATCGTTAATCTTAACAGGATTGATAGCATTGAAGACAATGCCATCACGATAAGAGCAAGTGACGGGAAAAAGGTTATTCCAATTGGAAAATCATACCGCGATAAATTACTAAGCGAAATCAACTTAATTAATAAATAG
- the trmH gene encoding tRNA (guanosine(18)-2'-O)-methyltransferase — MNDKDSRYILDAQIRHSFINHLSKLVLERRIELFKKVLCNRTRYITIILEDLYQAQNASAVLRTCDCLGIQDVHVIENSRNFNVNSEVDMSASKWLNIYRYNGEPYNTKHTIQVLKKKGYRIVATSPHANDKNIEDFDITKGKFALMFGTELTGLTEEALELADEYVKIPMYGFIESYNISVSAALALYELTKKLRNSRIDYSIPSEEQEIILLTWLKSSIKNCQLIEKRFLEEYYK; from the coding sequence ATGAATGATAAAGACTCAAGGTACATTCTGGATGCCCAAATTCGACATTCATTCATCAACCATCTATCAAAGTTAGTGTTGGAACGGAGAATAGAACTGTTCAAAAAAGTACTATGCAATCGAACACGATACATCACCATAATACTAGAGGATTTATACCAAGCACAAAATGCCAGCGCTGTGCTTAGAACTTGCGATTGCCTTGGAATTCAGGATGTGCATGTAATTGAAAATAGCCGCAACTTCAATGTTAACAGCGAAGTTGACATGAGCGCTTCTAAATGGCTAAATATATATAGGTATAACGGAGAACCATACAACACCAAGCATACAATTCAAGTTCTGAAAAAGAAAGGGTATAGAATAGTTGCAACCTCGCCACACGCGAACGACAAGAACATTGAAGACTTTGATATAACAAAAGGTAAATTTGCGTTAATGTTTGGTACTGAACTCACCGGTTTAACTGAAGAAGCATTGGAATTAGCCGACGAGTATGTTAAAATCCCAATGTATGGTTTTATTGAAAGCTATAATATTTCTGTATCGGCAGCCTTGGCGTTGTACGAATTGACTAAAAAGTTGAGAAATTCACGGATTGATTATTCAATACCCTCCGAAGAACAAGAAATTATACTGCTAACTTGGCTTAAATCATCAATAAAGAATTGTCAACTAATTGAAAAACGATTTTTAGAGGAATACTACAAATAA
- a CDS encoding DNA-binding protein HU-beta: MNKAQLIDAIAAEAKITKADAKKALDAFVKATGTALKKGDRVALVGFGSFAVAKRNARTGRNPQTGKPINIKAKKVVKFKAGSELNGKVQ, translated from the coding sequence ATGAACAAAGCTCAATTGATCGATGCAATTGCTGCAGAAGCAAAAATCACTAAAGCTGACGCTAAAAAAGCATTAGACGCTTTTGTAAAAGCTACAGGTACAGCTCTTAAAAAAGGTGACAGAGTAGCTCTTGTAGGTTTTGGTTCTTTCGCTGTTGCTAAAAGAAACGCAAGAACTGGCCGTAACCCACAAACCGGAAAGCCAATCAACATTAAGGCTAAGAAAGTTGTAAAATTCAAAGCTGGTAGCGAATTGAACGGTAAAGTTCAATAA
- a CDS encoding ABC transporter ATP-binding protein, with protein MKKYHKILRYLYPYKWHVFINVFSNVLGAVFSVFSLAMLIPFLQLLFGNVPLVEVKPEFALTTKAVTQYLNYILSELIKTHDKSTALLFIIGIVLIASFLKNLFTYLALYYLAPIRSGVVRDIRNELYRKVVDLPLGYYSEEKKGDIISKMTNDVNEIEVSIIRSLEVYFKDPIIIIVHFIALILISPQLTLFVLILLPIAGFAIGRIGKSLRKTSFKGQKKMGAILTLIEETLGGLRIIKAFNAENKVITRFESVNSFYSLLIKKMWRRRDLAVPLSEFLGTAVIVLVLWYGGSLIFMGKGNISPEALIAYIGFFYMIINPAKSFSNAYFNIVKGMASADRIDSILSAENPIKIKQGAIKLSDFNSKIEYRNVNFKYQDELVLKNVNLTIEKGMTVALVGQSGSGKSTFVDLLPRFWDVTDGEILIDGINIKDYDLSSLRNLMGNVNQDPILFNDNFYNNISFGVVNSTEESVTNAAKIANAHEFISATPNGYFTNIGDRGSKLSGGQRQRVSIARAILKNPPIMILDEATSALDTESERLVQDAIENLMKHRTSLVIAHRLSTVRNADLICVLHEGEIVERGKHDELIALDGYYAKLHKMQVK; from the coding sequence ATGAAGAAATACCATAAAATACTTAGATATCTTTATCCATATAAGTGGCACGTATTTATAAATGTGTTTAGCAATGTATTGGGGGCTGTATTCTCCGTTTTCTCGTTAGCAATGCTTATTCCATTTCTTCAACTATTATTTGGCAATGTTCCTTTAGTTGAAGTAAAGCCAGAGTTTGCGCTAACCACAAAAGCAGTTACTCAATACTTAAACTATATTTTAAGTGAATTAATTAAAACCCACGACAAATCAACCGCACTACTGTTTATTATAGGTATAGTTCTTATCGCTTCATTTTTAAAAAACCTATTTACATACTTAGCATTATACTATTTAGCCCCCATTCGATCTGGTGTTGTAAGAGATATTAGAAACGAACTATATCGTAAAGTTGTTGATTTGCCATTAGGCTACTACAGCGAAGAAAAAAAGGGGGACATTATAAGCAAAATGACTAATGATGTAAACGAAATCGAAGTATCTATCATTCGTTCACTCGAAGTATATTTTAAAGATCCAATAATTATCATCGTCCATTTTATAGCATTAATTCTAATTAGCCCACAGCTAACGCTTTTTGTATTGATTCTACTCCCTATTGCTGGATTTGCTATCGGAAGAATTGGAAAATCGCTTCGAAAAACATCATTTAAGGGGCAGAAAAAAATGGGAGCAATACTCACGCTCATAGAGGAAACACTAGGTGGGCTCAGAATTATTAAGGCTTTTAATGCAGAAAATAAGGTTATCACAAGGTTCGAGAGTGTTAACAGTTTTTACTCTCTTCTTATCAAAAAGATGTGGAGAAGAAGAGACCTAGCAGTTCCGTTAAGTGAATTTCTGGGAACAGCAGTTATCGTTTTAGTGCTATGGTATGGAGGAAGCCTAATATTTATGGGCAAGGGGAATATCTCCCCTGAAGCTTTAATTGCTTATATTGGATTTTTCTATATGATTATTAATCCTGCAAAATCATTCTCCAATGCCTACTTTAACATTGTAAAAGGGATGGCTTCTGCTGACAGAATAGACAGCATTCTAAGTGCTGAAAACCCAATAAAAATAAAACAAGGCGCCATTAAACTTTCCGATTTCAATTCAAAAATTGAGTATAGAAATGTTAATTTCAAGTATCAGGATGAATTAGTTTTAAAAAATGTAAATCTTACTATAGAAAAGGGAATGACCGTTGCCTTGGTTGGACAATCGGGCTCAGGAAAAAGTACTTTTGTTGATTTACTCCCTAGGTTCTGGGATGTTACAGATGGTGAAATATTAATCGATGGTATTAATATTAAAGATTATGATTTATCTAGTCTGAGGAACTTAATGGGTAATGTTAACCAGGATCCAATCCTATTCAACGACAATTTCTACAACAACATTTCTTTTGGAGTTGTTAACTCTACTGAAGAATCGGTAACTAATGCGGCCAAAATAGCCAACGCCCATGAATTCATATCAGCAACGCCCAATGGATACTTTACCAATATAGGAGATAGGGGCAGCAAACTGTCTGGTGGTCAGCGCCAACGTGTAAGTATTGCCCGGGCAATACTTAAGAATCCACCTATTATGATTCTGGATGAGGCAACCAGTGCGTTGGATACAGAATCTGAAAGGTTAGTTCAGGATGCCATTGAAAACTTAATGAAGCATAGAACCTCCTTAGTAATTGCGCACCGTCTATCAACCGTTCGCAATGCAGATCTAATTTGTGTACTGCATGAGGGCGAAATCGTTGAGAGAGGAAAACACGACGAGCTTATCGCATTGGATGGTTACTATGCAAAACTCCATAAAATGCAAGTAAAATAG
- the purB gene encoding adenylosuccinate lyase, with translation MALTSLNAISPIDGRYRDKVDELQHYFSEFALIKYRVWVEVDYFIALCKIPLPQLASFQPFNFDKLRQIVSDFNENDALHIKQIESTTNHDVKAVEYFLKEKFDALELSEHKEFIHFGLTSQDINNTAFPAMLRDAIHNSYLPLIEGIIQKLNFYAKEWADIPMLAHTHGQPASPTRLGKEIRVFAERLEIQLKQLQTVPYSAKFGGATGNLNAHSVAYPNINWVDFANNFVNKSLNLTRSQTTTQIEHYDNLAALFDATKRINTILIDFSRDIWTYISMEYFKQKIKQGEVGSSAMPHKVNPIDFENAEGNLGMANAILEHLSAKLPISRLQRDLTDSTVLRNIGIPYAHTIIAIKSISKGLDKLIVNNVAINNDLENNWMVIAEAIQTILRREGYPNPYEALKELTRTNKKITQQDFIMFIDSLNISGSVKNELKNITPMNYLGVK, from the coding sequence ATGGCACTCACATCACTTAATGCAATTTCACCTATCGATGGTAGGTATCGAGATAAAGTTGATGAACTTCAACATTACTTTTCAGAATTTGCACTTATTAAGTATAGAGTTTGGGTTGAAGTGGATTATTTTATTGCGCTCTGCAAAATTCCATTACCACAACTAGCAAGTTTTCAACCCTTCAATTTTGATAAGTTGAGACAAATAGTATCGGATTTCAACGAAAATGATGCCCTACACATAAAACAAATCGAATCAACTACCAACCATGATGTTAAGGCGGTAGAGTATTTTCTGAAAGAAAAATTTGATGCGTTAGAATTATCGGAGCACAAAGAGTTTATCCATTTTGGACTCACATCACAGGATATTAACAACACTGCATTCCCTGCAATGCTTCGCGATGCTATTCACAATAGTTATTTGCCACTAATTGAAGGTATCATTCAAAAGCTAAATTTCTATGCAAAAGAGTGGGCCGACATTCCCATGCTTGCCCACACCCATGGACAGCCTGCATCACCAACAAGGTTAGGAAAGGAAATTAGAGTATTTGCTGAAAGGTTAGAAATTCAACTAAAGCAGTTACAAACAGTCCCTTACTCGGCAAAATTTGGCGGAGCAACAGGGAATCTTAATGCTCATTCTGTGGCCTACCCAAATATAAATTGGGTTGATTTTGCCAACAACTTTGTGAACAAATCGCTAAACCTTACCCGTTCGCAAACCACCACACAAATAGAGCATTACGATAACTTGGCAGCGCTTTTCGATGCAACAAAACGAATCAACACGATTCTGATAGACTTTTCAAGAGATATATGGACATACATATCAATGGAATACTTTAAGCAAAAGATTAAGCAAGGCGAGGTAGGTTCTTCTGCAATGCCACATAAAGTAAATCCTATTGACTTTGAAAATGCTGAGGGAAACCTCGGCATGGCAAATGCAATTCTAGAACATTTATCGGCCAAACTGCCAATTTCAAGATTACAACGCGACCTAACAGACTCCACGGTTTTAAGAAATATTGGAATCCCTTATGCGCACACAATCATTGCCATCAAATCAATTTCAAAGGGTCTCGATAAGTTAATTGTAAATAACGTGGCTATCAATAATGATCTAGAGAACAACTGGATGGTAATAGCTGAGGCAATTCAAACCATTCTCAGAAGAGAAGGATATCCAAACCCATATGAAGCACTAAAAGAACTAACTCGTACCAATAAAAAAATCACACAACAAGATTTCATAATGTTTATTGATAGTCTTAATATATCGGGTTCTGTTAAAAATGAACTCAAAAACATAACTCCCATGAATTATTTGGGTGTTAAATAG
- the mqnA gene encoding chorismate dehydratase, with the protein MMTRKIRVSAISYLNTAPFVYGLQHSDIIDNIDITFDYPSECARKLQQNESDIGIIPVAALLSLPMYEIISDYCIGAVGAVRTVALFSNSPLGKIERVYLDYQSRTSVNLAKILSKKFWKINPEWIPFTPSQDANGLEPHEGLVIIGDRVFNSEKHYTYCYDLAEEWFRFTGLPFVFAVWASVKTLEKYFVDSFNGALSLGLRNIPEAVDNFNLKYIDRSEAIKYLNSNLSFNLDDSKKKAIEMFLNQVKEVNL; encoded by the coding sequence ATGATGACCCGCAAAATAAGAGTATCGGCTATTTCGTATTTAAACACTGCTCCGTTTGTTTACGGTTTGCAGCATTCTGATATTATAGATAACATAGATATAACTTTCGATTATCCTTCCGAGTGTGCGCGTAAGTTACAGCAAAACGAGTCCGATATAGGTATTATTCCTGTTGCTGCATTGCTCTCACTTCCAATGTATGAGATTATTTCAGATTATTGTATTGGTGCTGTTGGCGCGGTGAGAACCGTTGCTTTGTTTAGTAACTCTCCTTTGGGAAAAATTGAAAGGGTCTATCTCGACTACCAATCCAGAACATCCGTTAATTTGGCTAAGATTCTTAGCAAGAAATTTTGGAAAATCAATCCGGAGTGGATACCATTTACACCTTCGCAGGATGCTAATGGACTAGAACCTCACGAAGGCCTTGTTATTATTGGCGATAGGGTGTTCAACTCCGAGAAGCACTATACGTACTGCTACGATTTAGCGGAGGAGTGGTTCAGGTTTACTGGGTTACCTTTTGTTTTTGCGGTTTGGGCTTCAGTTAAAACATTAGAAAAATATTTTGTTGATTCTTTCAATGGTGCACTTAGTCTGGGCTTAAGGAATATTCCTGAGGCAGTAGATAACTTTAACCTAAAATATATTGATAGGAGCGAGGCTATAAAATACTTAAATAGTAATCTGTCCTTTAATTTGGATGATAGTAAGAAAAAGGCCATTGAGATGTTTTTAAACCAAGTTAAAGAGGTAAATTTATGA
- the corA-2 gene encoding magnesium transport protein CorA, giving the protein MIAIFYKAFNKIVHEIDAERLAEIDYEDLFWVDLANPTDDEREAVEIFFSINLQTRQQVEEIESSSRYFETENLIITNSNFLINRDNVYISEPVSFTLKDGILISSRMADLKAFSDTIRKIYSNHKAYPTGYHALIALLETRIDLDADMVEALAREIAILTKKLRIAEDLDEELILEINKLQENTMLIRENFMDKQRVVSGILKSERFPNDTYPKLNIMTRDIGSLINHTDFSFERLEYLQNTFLGLINIEQNKIIKIFTVVSVVFMPPTLIASIYGMNFTLFPEIKWTYGYPFALALMLLSSLSTLFIFKKRKWL; this is encoded by the coding sequence ATGATAGCAATCTTCTACAAGGCTTTCAATAAAATTGTTCATGAAATTGATGCTGAACGTTTGGCAGAAATCGATTATGAGGATTTATTCTGGGTTGATTTGGCAAACCCAACGGATGATGAACGGGAAGCTGTAGAGATTTTTTTTAGTATAAACCTTCAAACTCGTCAGCAGGTAGAGGAGATTGAGAGTTCGTCGCGATATTTTGAAACGGAAAATTTGATTATTACCAACTCAAACTTTCTTATCAATAGGGATAATGTTTACATTTCTGAGCCAGTGTCGTTTACGTTAAAGGACGGAATTCTTATATCGTCACGAATGGCCGATTTAAAGGCTTTTTCGGATACTATTCGTAAAATTTACTCTAACCATAAGGCTTACCCAACTGGATACCATGCATTGATTGCACTTTTAGAAACTCGAATTGATTTAGATGCAGATATGGTGGAGGCCCTTGCCCGTGAAATTGCAATTTTAACCAAGAAATTGCGGATTGCCGAGGATCTTGATGAGGAATTAATCTTGGAGATTAACAAACTGCAGGAAAATACAATGTTAATCCGTGAAAACTTTATGGATAAGCAGCGAGTGGTGAGCGGAATCCTAAAAAGCGAGCGCTTCCCTAACGATACCTACCCGAAGTTAAACATTATGACACGAGATATTGGTTCACTTATTAACCATACCGATTTTAGTTTTGAGCGTTTGGAGTATTTGCAGAATACATTCTTGGGTCTTATTAACATTGAACAGAACAAGATTATAAAGATATTTACAGTGGTTTCGGTGGTGTTTATGCCTCCAACACTTATTGCTTCAATTTACGGAATGAACTTTACCTTATTTCCTGAGATAAAGTGGACATATGGTTATCCGTTTGCGTTAGCGCTAATGCTTCTTTCCTCTTTGTCAACACTATTTATTTTTAAGAAGAGGAAATGGCTTTGA
- a CDS encoding serine protease, with protein sequence MNISGLSWFRFIAIIGLLLALCSSSSAQTDRNSKLVYKINIKESIMPAAWRQVKVGFDEANKQNADIILIHMNTYGGMVDVADSIRTKILNSPIPVWVFIDNQAASAGALISIACDSIYMRKGGSIGAATVVDQSGNVVPDKFQSFMRSTMRATAEAKGKDTIVVGRDTIVKWRRDPHIAEAMVDPSIYIKGIIDSGKVLTFTAEEAIKHGYCEGKVETVEDLLNHAGVKNYTLAEFKPSFLDKILGFLTNPIVSGILIMAIVGGIYFELQSPGIGFPLGLAVLAAILYFAPHYLEGLAEHWELLIFIIGLVLVIIEVFAIPGFGITGISGIILIVAGLTLAMIDNKLFKGNGSFLWIIIVKPFGIVVASVFLGLVGGIALSKKLLTSTMFPNLALHSELSGEGGFVGVDLHIKSKVGMEGIAITILRPSGKIQIDNEWFDAMSEYGYIEKGEKVKVVKDEAGQLYVVKID encoded by the coding sequence ATGAATATTTCTGGTTTAAGTTGGTTCAGGTTTATAGCAATTATTGGATTGTTATTGGCGTTGTGTTCGAGTTCTAGCGCCCAAACCGATAGAAACTCCAAGTTGGTTTATAAAATCAACATCAAGGAAAGTATTATGCCCGCTGCATGGCGACAGGTTAAGGTAGGCTTTGATGAGGCAAATAAGCAAAATGCCGATATCATACTAATTCATATGAATACCTATGGTGGAATGGTTGATGTGGCAGACTCAATACGAACAAAGATTCTGAATAGCCCAATCCCTGTTTGGGTTTTTATTGATAATCAGGCAGCATCGGCAGGCGCATTAATCTCTATTGCTTGCGATAGCATTTATATGCGAAAAGGTGGAAGCATTGGTGCTGCAACTGTTGTTGACCAATCGGGCAATGTGGTTCCAGATAAGTTTCAGTCGTTTATGCGAAGCACAATGCGTGCAACTGCCGAGGCAAAAGGAAAGGATACAATTGTTGTAGGACGCGATACCATTGTGAAATGGCGACGCGATCCACATATTGCTGAAGCAATGGTTGATCCATCTATATATATAAAAGGTATAATCGATTCTGGAAAGGTTTTAACTTTTACTGCCGAAGAGGCTATTAAGCATGGATATTGCGAGGGCAAAGTTGAGACGGTGGAAGATTTGTTAAATCATGCAGGAGTGAAGAACTACACTCTGGCTGAGTTTAAACCATCATTTTTAGATAAAATATTAGGATTTTTAACCAATCCAATAGTTTCGGGAATACTTATAATGGCAATAGTTGGCGGTATTTACTTTGAACTTCAGTCGCCAGGAATTGGATTTCCTCTAGGATTAGCTGTGCTTGCTGCAATTCTATACTTTGCTCCGCATTATCTGGAGGGTCTAGCGGAACATTGGGAGTTACTTATATTTATAATAGGTTTAGTACTTGTAATTATCGAAGTTTTTGCTATTCCAGGTTTTGGAATTACTGGTATCAGCGGTATTATATTGATAGTTGCAGGTCTTACCCTGGCAATGATTGATAATAAACTATTCAAAGGTAATGGCTCGTTTCTCTGGATTATCATTGTAAAACCTTTTGGAATTGTAGTGGCATCTGTGTTTCTGGGATTAGTAGGTGGAATTGCATTGAGCAAGAAATTGCTAACCTCAACAATGTTTCCAAATTTAGCCCTACATTCAGAACTTTCTGGAGAGGGCGGATTTGTAGGGGTGGATTTGCATATTAAGAGTAAAGTAGGAATGGAGGGAATTGCAATTACAATATTGCGTCCATCGGGTAAAATTCAAATTGATAACGAGTGGTTCGATGCTATGTCGGAGTATGGTTATATAGAGAAAGGGGAAAAGGTAAAGGTTGTTAAGGATGAGGCTGGCCAACTTTATGTTGTTAAGATCGATTAA
- a CDS encoding dehydrogenase, which yields MVLSTYLNAQTDSIIVLNKPSENRGKNIMEAFAARASVREFSPDELSIQDISDLLWAANGVNRPDEGKRTAPTAMNSQDIDIYVVMKQGSYLYDAKNHRMILVDSNDNRALVAGGQTNFSNAPLFCVMVSDISRFKRGEDSLKMTWTAMDAAYVSQNIDLFCAGVGLKTRPRVGMDIEKLRVALKLSSTQHPMINNPVSK from the coding sequence ATGGTGTTGTCTACCTACTTAAATGCGCAAACCGATTCTATAATTGTTTTGAATAAGCCAAGCGAAAATAGAGGGAAAAATATAATGGAGGCATTTGCGGCACGGGCCTCTGTAAGGGAATTCTCCCCAGATGAACTCTCTATTCAGGATATATCGGATCTTCTATGGGCAGCAAATGGTGTAAACCGTCCAGATGAAGGTAAAAGAACCGCGCCAACTGCTATGAACTCACAGGATATTGACATTTATGTTGTAATGAAGCAGGGCTCTTACCTTTATGACGCAAAAAATCACAGGATGATTTTAGTTGATTCGAATGATAATAGGGCATTGGTTGCTGGTGGACAAACTAATTTTAGTAATGCCCCGTTGTTCTGTGTCATGGTGTCGGATATATCGCGCTTTAAAAGAGGCGAGGATTCTTTGAAAATGACATGGACGGCTATGGATGCAGCCTATGTATCGCAGAATATCGATTTGTTTTGTGCCGGTGTTGGTTTGAAAACTCGTCCAAGAGTTGGTATGGATATTGAAAAGTTGAGAGTAGCTTTGAAATTGAGTTCAACTCAGCACCCAATGATTAACAATCCTGTTAGCAAATAG